The following are encoded together in the Geobacter sulfurreducens PCA genome:
- a CDS encoding methyl-accepting chemotaxis protein, translated as MTWFHNLKIASKLIVGFALVTLIACVIGAIGITKIMQIEKADTEMYELNAKPMGPILTTAVAFQRIRVNYREIALEQTNEGKVKFSNRIKELQKTIDDNLPEIEKSLKSEETKKAYADIKAELAKFAPHLDKIVALAMDGKNDQAVAYMRSDSVAGIARSVDDSIQKLADLKIDLAKKKSDANTAAAKAAVAMTGIILVLGVALAVGLGIFLSRIISRPLRSAVDVSNRLSEGDLTVTIEATSKDETGQLLAAMHNMVEKLKGVVADVKSAADNVAAGSQELSSSSEEMSQGATEQAAAAEEASSSMEQMSSNIRQNADNATQTEKIALKSAADAKQGGTAVAETVVAMKEIASKISIIEEIARQTNLLALNAAIEAARAGEHGKGFAVVAAEVRKLAERSQKAAGEISELSASSVQVAEEAGEMLTRIVPDIQRTAELVQEISAACKEQDTGAEQINKAIQQLDQVIQQNASASEEMASTSEELASQAEQLQETIAFFKTGEQVGLVRKAAAVRQFAAKKKAAIPHLGHGTSNGYHAEPATSRKVAVGGGVDLNLDSDHLDDQFEKF; from the coding sequence ATGACGTGGTTCCACAATTTAAAAATTGCATCTAAGCTGATAGTTGGTTTTGCTCTTGTTACCCTGATAGCTTGTGTTATAGGAGCTATTGGGATAACAAAAATAATGCAGATAGAAAAAGCCGATACAGAGATGTATGAGCTAAATGCAAAGCCAATGGGACCTATCCTGACTACAGCTGTGGCTTTTCAGAGGATCAGGGTCAACTATCGTGAGATAGCACTGGAACAGACTAATGAAGGCAAGGTAAAGTTTTCCAACAGAATTAAAGAGTTGCAAAAGACAATAGATGACAATTTGCCCGAAATAGAAAAGTCTCTGAAGTCGGAAGAGACTAAGAAAGCCTACGCAGATATAAAGGCAGAGTTGGCTAAGTTTGCCCCTCATCTTGACAAGATTGTGGCCCTGGCCATGGATGGGAAGAATGACCAGGCAGTGGCCTATATGAGGAGTGACTCCGTGGCCGGGATCGCCCGGTCCGTGGACGACTCGATTCAGAAACTCGCTGACCTGAAAATTGATCTGGCCAAGAAGAAATCCGACGCCAATACCGCCGCCGCCAAGGCTGCGGTGGCGATGACGGGCATCATCCTCGTGCTCGGTGTTGCCCTGGCGGTCGGACTCGGCATATTCCTTTCCCGCATCATCAGCCGCCCGCTCAGATCGGCCGTGGACGTTTCGAACCGCCTGTCGGAAGGAGACCTGACCGTAACGATCGAAGCGACGAGCAAGGACGAGACGGGTCAGCTGCTTGCGGCGATGCACAACATGGTAGAGAAGCTGAAGGGCGTGGTAGCTGACGTGAAGAGCGCGGCAGACAACGTTGCCGCTGGCAGCCAGGAGCTCTCCTCCAGCTCCGAGGAGATGAGCCAGGGAGCCACCGAGCAGGCGGCCGCGGCCGAAGAGGCCTCCAGCTCCATGGAGCAGATGAGCTCCAACATCCGGCAGAACGCTGACAACGCCACCCAGACCGAGAAGATCGCCCTGAAGAGCGCCGCCGATGCCAAGCAGGGCGGCACGGCCGTGGCAGAAACCGTCGTGGCCATGAAGGAAATCGCCTCCAAGATCTCGATCATCGAAGAGATAGCCCGCCAGACGAACCTGCTGGCGTTGAACGCAGCCATCGAAGCGGCGCGTGCCGGTGAGCACGGCAAAGGGTTCGCGGTGGTAGCGGCCGAGGTCAGAAAGCTTGCCGAGCGGAGCCAGAAGGCGGCGGGCGAGATCAGCGAGCTGTCTGCCTCCAGCGTTCAGGTAGCGGAAGAAGCCGGCGAGATGCTGACGCGGATCGTGCCGGACATCCAGCGTACCGCGGAATTGGTGCAGGAGATCAGCGCCGCGTGCAAGGAGCAGGACACGGGAGCGGAGCAGATCAACAAAGCTATCCAGCAGCTTGACCAGGTGATCCAGCAGAACGCCAGCGCCAGCGAAGAGATGGCGTCCACCAGCGAAGAGCTGGCCAGCCAGGCCGAACAGCTGCAGGAAACAATCGCCTTCTTCAAAACCGGCGAACAGGTGGGTTTGGTGCGCAAAGCGGCAGCAGTGCGCCAGTTCGCGGCCAAGAAAAAGGCAGCGATCCCTCATCTGGGTCACGGCACGTCCAACGGCTACCACGCCGAACCCGCGACGTCGCGGAAAGTGGCGGTGGGCGGCGGGGTAGACCTGAACCTGGACAGCGATCACCTTGACGACCAGTTCGAGAAATTCTAG
- a CDS encoding chemotaxis protein CheW encodes MAHADTTETRQYLTFTLAGEVFGVDVAKVREILEWSSITKVPQTPEFMRGVINLRGSVVPVIDLRQKFGMPETERSINTCIIVVEVETGAETLVLGMLADSVQEVFELEGVNIEPAPRIGTKLDTSFLKGMGKRGDAFLMILDIDRVFGGDDLAGLAAAGERAA; translated from the coding sequence ATGGCACACGCAGACACAACGGAAACGCGGCAGTACCTGACCTTCACTCTTGCCGGGGAAGTCTTTGGGGTGGACGTGGCCAAGGTCCGTGAGATATTGGAATGGAGCAGCATCACCAAGGTCCCGCAGACTCCCGAATTCATGCGCGGTGTGATCAACCTGCGGGGGAGCGTGGTTCCGGTGATCGACTTGCGGCAGAAATTCGGGATGCCTGAAACGGAGCGCAGCATCAACACGTGCATCATCGTGGTTGAGGTAGAGACGGGAGCTGAGACACTGGTGCTGGGGATGCTTGCGGACTCAGTGCAGGAGGTGTTCGAGCTGGAGGGAGTGAACATCGAGCCTGCGCCCCGGATCGGGACGAAGTTGGACACCTCGTTCCTGAAGGGAATGGGGAAGCGCGGCGATGCCTTTCTGATGATCCTGGACATCGACCGGGTATTCGGCGGCGATGATCTGGCCGGGCTGGCCGCGGCAGGGGAGCGGGCAGCGTAG
- a CDS encoding methyl-accepting chemotaxis protein: protein MRIGDLKIGVRLGIGFGVLLVLLGVVTVVGINGMKEINSKLDRILKVNYGKIKNANEVSMVVGDLMGKINEIMLKDVNERPAIKQEIEKLRSDYRSALERLEQLEQTDQGKQLIAGAKSAIDNAKKANNDIIELSLAGKTDQALIVYNKEGAPLSQKIVTAFKNIVKYQEERMELRYAEALKAYGTSRAVALGVAFCAAIIGILISLFATRSITRPLDKAVSVSNELAEGNLTVTIEATSKDETGQLLAAMHNMVEKLKGVVADVKSAADNVAAGSQELSSSSEEMSQGATEQAAAAEEASSSMEQMSSNIRQNADNATQTEKIALKSATDAREGGKAVAGTVSAMKEIASKISIIEEIARQTNLLALNAAIEAARAGEHGKGFAVVAAEVRKLAERSQKAAGEISELSASSVQVAEEAGEMLTRIVPDIQRTAELVQEISAACKEQDTGAEQINKAIQQLDQVIQQNASASEEMASTSEELASQAEQLQATISFFRTDDRGASSRSAVHRPVAKKKAAIPHLGHGTSNGYHAEPATSRKVAVGGGVNLNLDSDHLDDQFEKF, encoded by the coding sequence ATGCGTATCGGTGATCTCAAAATTGGCGTACGGCTTGGTATTGGATTTGGTGTTTTGCTCGTCCTACTGGGTGTCGTTACCGTGGTCGGCATCAATGGTATGAAGGAGATTAACTCAAAGCTGGATCGCATTCTCAAGGTCAACTATGGGAAGATCAAGAATGCCAATGAAGTCTCTATGGTCGTTGGCGATTTGATGGGCAAGATCAATGAAATAATGCTCAAGGACGTGAATGAGCGGCCTGCAATCAAACAGGAAATTGAAAAATTGCGGAGCGATTACCGCTCTGCCCTGGAGAGGCTTGAACAACTGGAGCAGACGGATCAGGGCAAACAATTGATCGCCGGTGCCAAATCCGCTATTGATAATGCCAAAAAGGCCAATAACGACATCATCGAGCTGAGTCTTGCCGGGAAAACCGATCAGGCTCTGATAGTTTACAACAAGGAAGGCGCCCCCCTATCGCAAAAGATCGTGACGGCATTCAAGAATATCGTGAAGTATCAGGAAGAGCGGATGGAGCTGCGCTACGCTGAAGCGCTGAAAGCCTACGGCACCTCCCGGGCCGTTGCACTCGGTGTTGCTTTCTGCGCAGCGATCATCGGCATTCTTATCAGCCTGTTTGCGACCAGGAGCATTACGCGTCCCCTCGACAAAGCCGTATCGGTATCCAATGAACTGGCAGAGGGGAACCTGACCGTAACGATCGAAGCGACGAGCAAGGACGAGACGGGTCAGCTGCTTGCGGCGATGCACAACATGGTAGAGAAGCTGAAGGGCGTGGTAGCTGACGTGAAGAGCGCGGCGGACAACGTTGCCGCCGGCAGCCAGGAGCTCTCCTCCAGCTCCGAGGAGATGAGCCAGGGAGCCACCGAGCAGGCGGCCGCGGCCGAAGAGGCCTCCAGCTCCATGGAGCAGATGAGCTCCAACATCCGGCAGAACGCTGACAACGCCACCCAGACCGAGAAGATCGCCCTGAAGAGCGCCACGGATGCCCGCGAGGGTGGCAAGGCTGTTGCCGGCACGGTGAGTGCCATGAAGGAAATCGCCTCCAAGATCTCGATCATCGAGGAGATAGCCCGTCAGACGAACCTGCTGGCGTTGAACGCAGCCATCGAAGCGGCGCGTGCCGGTGAGCACGGCAAAGGGTTCGCGGTGGTAGCGGCCGAGGTCAGAAAGCTTGCCGAACGGAGCCAGAAGGCAGCGGGCGAGATCAGCGAGCTGTCTGCCTCCAGCGTTCAGGTAGCGGAAGAAGCCGGCGAGATGCTGACGCGAATCGTGCCGGACATCCAGCGTACCGCGGAACTGGTGCAGGAGATCAGCGCCGCGTGCAAGGAGCAGGACACGGGAGCGGAGCAGATCAACAAAGCTATCCAGCAGCTTGACCAGGTGATCCAGCAGAACGCCAGCGCCAGCGAAGAGATGGCGTCCACCAGCGAAGAGCTGGCCAGTCAGGCCGAACAGCTGCAGGCCACCATTTCATTCTTCCGGACCGATGATCGTGGCGCGTCAAGCCGGAGCGCGGTCCATCGTCCCGTTGCCAAGAAAAAGGCAGCGATCCCTCATCTGGGTCACGGCACGTCCAACGGCTACCACGCCGAACCCGCGACGTCGCGGAAAGTGGCGGTGGGCGGCGGGGTAAACCTGAACCTGGACAGCGATCACCTTGACGACCAGTTCGAGAAATTCTAG
- a CDS encoding chemotaxis protein CheW, with amino-acid sequence MAHADATETRQYLTFTLAGEVFGVDVAKVREILEWSSITKVPQTPEFMRGVINLRGSVVPVIDLRQKFGMPETERSINTCIIVVEVETGAETLVLGMLADSVQEVFELEGVNIEPAPRIGTKLDTSFLKGMGKRGDAFLMILDIDRVFGGDDLAGLTTLEQTAA; translated from the coding sequence ATGGCACACGCAGACGCAACGGAAACGCGGCAGTACCTGACCTTCACTCTTGCCGGGGAAGTCTTTGGGGTGGACGTGGCCAAGGTCCGTGAGATATTGGAATGGAGCAGCATCACCAAGGTCCCGCAGACTCCCGAATTCATGCGCGGTGTGATCAACCTGCGGGGGAGCGTGGTTCCGGTGATCGACTTGCGGCAGAAATTCGGGATGCCTGAAACGGAGCGCAGCATCAACACGTGCATCATCGTGGTTGAGGTAGAGACGGGAGCTGAGACACTGGTGCTGGGGATGCTTGCGGACTCAGTGCAGGAGGTGTTCGAGCTGGAGGGAGTGAACATCGAGCCTGCGCCCCGGATCGGGACGAAGTTGGACACCTCGTTCCTGAAGGGAATGGGGAAGCGCGGCGATGCCTTTCTGATGATCCTGGACATCGACCGGGTCTTCGGCGGTGATGACTTGGCCGGGCTGACGACATTGGAGCAGACGGCGGCATAG
- a CDS encoding c-type heme family protein, producing MKEKRIEMTPKKHAQSLKNRLLRINLLLLCVASLAIVLVVNVAQKQLALIDAGRDAERILARYLAIHTYFNQQLKPRLLALTKPLRDKEYFDPAWMSSTYAVREIDKIFQTRHGKGYYYKECAINARSPLNEADSFERAFLERAGRDAAVTSFNGVRKIDGKPFFVSMVRGETMEKPCLLCHSSPEKAPAGLVHNYGAERSFGRHEHELVSAVSIRIPLASTYAEANSFSLKLSALLFGIIAALFAVQNRIFERLVLKPLAVVTEGARRIAHDRRYLGEQLPLDHGREMNELAASFNVMSTELHTFIHNLEEKVEEKTAELILARKDAEEASRAKSDFLATMSHEIRTPMNAIIGINQLLVDTPLTQEQRRLLDDSTTAAESLLIIINDILDLSRVEARRLELFPEAVELRSFVESLRRLFAVQATRKQISLSVSVGEGTPRFVWCDPARLRQILTNLLSNALKFTPTGGVVTMVADQAPAGAGLVFTVSDTGIGIDKAKQESIFEMFRQADSSTTRIYGGTGLGLAITKGLVELMGGTIAVESEPGSGATFSVCLPLEPADGPQFHDCAAENQEQDRELPSLEVLLVEDNDLNRTVAVGLLTALNQRVTAVTNGREAIDVLRDRDFELVFMDISMPEMDGIEATWAIRRGEAGERARSTPIVFLTAHALAADRERCLEADVTGYLTKPLLREELRRMILLCAEGEQMHPPVGTTPPSGDPARFFPFDLEFQRRQFTEAGLDHAVEELLSTFAQSAFKLCDRIDECLAAGDYAGAAAAAHTLKGAAATVGAPLVASCAAKVEAAVRSSDGAAASRRLSRLRGEVTRAQAAIIPASDHARSWH from the coding sequence GTGAAAGAGAAACGTATCGAGATGACCCCCAAGAAGCATGCCCAATCGCTCAAAAACAGACTTCTGAGGATAAACCTGCTGCTGCTTTGTGTGGCATCCCTTGCGATTGTCCTGGTAGTCAATGTGGCCCAGAAACAGCTTGCACTCATTGATGCCGGCAGGGATGCCGAACGAATCCTTGCGCGCTACCTTGCTATCCATACGTACTTCAATCAGCAGCTCAAGCCACGACTTCTCGCTCTGACGAAACCGCTACGCGACAAGGAGTACTTCGATCCGGCCTGGATGTCCTCTACCTATGCGGTCCGGGAGATCGACAAGATATTTCAGACCCGACACGGCAAGGGGTATTACTATAAGGAGTGCGCCATCAACGCCCGGAGTCCCCTGAACGAGGCCGACTCCTTCGAGCGTGCGTTCCTGGAGCGGGCCGGCCGTGACGCGGCGGTGACCTCGTTCAATGGCGTGCGGAAGATCGACGGCAAACCGTTTTTCGTTTCCATGGTCCGGGGTGAAACCATGGAAAAGCCGTGCCTGCTCTGCCATAGCAGCCCGGAGAAGGCCCCCGCCGGACTTGTCCACAACTATGGAGCCGAGCGGAGTTTTGGCCGTCACGAACATGAGCTTGTGTCGGCTGTCTCAATCCGCATCCCCCTGGCTTCGACCTATGCCGAGGCCAACAGCTTTTCCCTTAAGCTGTCGGCGCTGCTCTTCGGTATCATTGCCGCTCTTTTCGCCGTCCAGAACCGGATTTTCGAGCGTCTCGTCCTGAAACCCCTGGCCGTTGTCACCGAGGGGGCCCGTCGGATTGCCCACGACCGCCGCTATCTCGGAGAGCAGCTTCCCCTCGATCACGGCCGCGAAATGAACGAACTCGCCGCATCATTCAATGTGATGTCGACCGAGCTCCATACCTTCATCCACAATCTGGAGGAAAAGGTCGAGGAAAAGACCGCAGAGCTGATCCTGGCGCGCAAGGATGCCGAAGAGGCGAGCCGCGCTAAGAGTGATTTCCTGGCAACCATGAGCCATGAGATCCGCACTCCCATGAATGCCATCATCGGCATCAACCAGCTCCTGGTCGACACTCCGCTTACTCAGGAGCAACGCCGCCTGTTGGATGACTCGACCACTGCCGCCGAGTCGTTGCTGATCATCATCAACGATATCCTTGACTTGTCGCGGGTGGAGGCCCGGCGCCTGGAGCTGTTTCCAGAGGCGGTCGAGCTGCGCTCCTTTGTCGAATCGCTCCGGCGCCTGTTCGCCGTGCAGGCAACGCGCAAGCAGATCAGCCTCAGTGTCAGCGTGGGCGAGGGGACGCCCCGGTTCGTCTGGTGCGATCCGGCTCGCCTCCGTCAGATACTGACCAATCTTCTGTCCAATGCCCTCAAGTTTACGCCGACGGGCGGCGTGGTCACCATGGTCGCAGACCAGGCTCCCGCCGGTGCCGGACTGGTCTTCACCGTCAGCGATACCGGCATCGGGATCGATAAGGCCAAGCAGGAGAGTATCTTCGAGATGTTCCGCCAGGCTGATTCCTCGACTACTCGCATCTACGGCGGAACCGGCCTCGGTCTCGCCATTACGAAGGGGCTCGTGGAATTGATGGGAGGAACGATCGCCGTGGAGAGCGAACCGGGCAGTGGCGCCACGTTCAGCGTGTGTCTCCCCCTGGAGCCGGCTGATGGCCCGCAGTTCCACGACTGCGCCGCCGAAAACCAGGAGCAGGACAGGGAGCTGCCGTCCCTTGAGGTTCTCCTGGTTGAGGACAATGATTTGAACCGGACCGTGGCCGTCGGGCTCCTCACGGCCCTCAACCAGCGGGTGACCGCCGTCACCAACGGCCGGGAGGCCATCGACGTCCTCCGTGACCGGGATTTCGAACTGGTGTTCATGGATATTTCGATGCCCGAAATGGACGGCATCGAGGCCACCTGGGCGATTCGCCGGGGAGAGGCCGGTGAGCGGGCGCGGTCGACGCCCATCGTCTTCCTCACGGCCCATGCTCTGGCGGCCGACCGTGAGCGGTGCCTGGAAGCGGACGTGACCGGCTATCTTACCAAACCTCTGCTGCGGGAAGAGCTTCGCAGGATGATCCTTTTATGTGCCGAGGGTGAGCAGATGCATCCGCCCGTCGGAACGACTCCACCGTCAGGCGATCCTGCGCGCTTCTTCCCGTTCGATCTGGAGTTTCAGCGGAGACAGTTCACCGAAGCCGGTCTTGACCACGCAGTGGAAGAACTCTTGTCCACGTTTGCCCAGTCAGCGTTCAAACTGTGCGACCGGATCGACGAATGCCTCGCTGCCGGCGACTATGCCGGCGCCGCCGCTGCTGCTCACACCCTCAAGGGAGCTGCGGCAACGGTAGGGGCACCTCTCGTTGCCAGCTGCGCCGCCAAGGTGGAGGCGGCGGTACGGTCGAGCGACGGTGCCGCTGCCTCCCGCCGTCTCAGCCGATTGAGAGGAGAAGTCACCCGTGCGCAGGCCGCGATTATCCCCGCGTCCGATCACGCGCGCTCGTGGCATTGA
- a CDS encoding methyl-accepting chemotaxis protein produces MGLRNMTIRWKLIAMTAIIVVLTATVITAICLARFKADLMRVATVSQETRLKTLWELLRQKGANARIDNGRLMVGEYVVNDNFEIPDKVKDLCGGTATIFMGDLRVSTNVKKEDGSRAIGTKLQGPAYDTIFKQGKPYRGEANILGVPYFTSYDPLRDASGAIIGVLYVGVKKSEFFESYDRLKLIIVGSAVGTVLLACLVAGFVSGRLVRPLRDAVATVDRLATGDLSVAVEAKGTDEIGRLLAAMGNMVSKLREVVTSVKSASDNVAAGARELSVSAEEMSEGATEQAAAAEQASGNMEEMSGSIRHTADNAVQTEKIAGKSAADAREGGEAVAETVSAMKVIAGKIAIIEEIARQTNLLALNAAIEAARAGEHGKGFAVVASEVRKLAERSQKAAGEIGELSASSVRIAEKAGEMLARMIPDIQRTAELVQEISAACKEQDSGADQINRAIQQLDNVIQQNASTSEEMASTSEELASQAEQLQATIAFFNI; encoded by the coding sequence ATGGGATTGCGCAACATGACTATCCGGTGGAAGCTCATTGCCATGACCGCGATAATCGTTGTTCTGACGGCAACGGTGATCACAGCCATTTGCCTTGCGCGGTTCAAGGCCGATCTGATGAGGGTTGCCACGGTTTCCCAGGAAACGCGGCTCAAGACTCTCTGGGAACTGCTCCGTCAGAAGGGAGCCAACGCCCGGATCGACAATGGCAGGCTCATGGTCGGCGAGTACGTGGTAAACGACAACTTTGAGATTCCCGACAAGGTGAAGGATCTTTGCGGCGGGACGGCAACCATCTTCATGGGCGACCTGCGGGTTTCCACCAACGTCAAGAAGGAGGACGGCAGCCGCGCCATCGGCACAAAGCTCCAGGGGCCCGCCTATGATACAATTTTCAAGCAAGGGAAACCTTACCGCGGCGAAGCGAATATTCTCGGCGTTCCCTACTTTACGTCCTATGATCCGCTCCGGGATGCGAGCGGTGCGATCATCGGCGTGCTGTACGTCGGCGTAAAGAAAAGTGAGTTCTTCGAATCTTACGATCGCCTCAAGCTGATCATCGTCGGCAGCGCAGTGGGCACGGTTCTGCTGGCGTGTCTTGTGGCCGGGTTCGTGTCGGGACGGCTCGTGCGCCCGCTGCGCGACGCAGTTGCCACCGTAGACCGGCTGGCCACGGGCGATCTTTCCGTTGCCGTTGAAGCAAAGGGGACGGATGAGATCGGTCGCCTGCTTGCCGCCATGGGCAATATGGTGAGCAAGCTCAGGGAGGTAGTCACCAGTGTCAAGTCTGCTTCGGACAACGTGGCCGCCGGTGCCCGCGAGCTGTCCGTAAGCGCCGAGGAGATGAGCGAGGGGGCCACCGAGCAGGCGGCAGCGGCAGAGCAGGCGTCCGGCAACATGGAGGAGATGAGCGGTTCTATCAGACACACTGCCGATAATGCGGTCCAGACCGAGAAAATTGCCGGCAAGAGCGCCGCGGATGCCCGCGAGGGAGGGGAGGCGGTTGCCGAGACCGTATCGGCCATGAAGGTTATCGCCGGCAAGATCGCGATCATTGAAGAGATCGCCCGCCAGACGAATCTGCTGGCCCTGAACGCGGCCATCGAGGCGGCCCGGGCCGGCGAGCACGGCAAGGGGTTCGCGGTGGTGGCCTCCGAGGTGCGCAAGCTGGCCGAACGGAGTCAGAAAGCTGCGGGAGAGATCGGTGAGTTGTCCGCATCCAGCGTGCGAATCGCGGAGAAGGCTGGAGAGATGCTTGCCCGCATGATTCCCGATATTCAGCGGACCGCAGAACTGGTGCAGGAGATCAGCGCGGCGTGCAAGGAGCAGGATTCCGGCGCGGACCAGATTAACAGGGCCATCCAGCAACTGGACAACGTGATCCAGCAGAACGCCTCCACCAGCGAGGAAATGGCGTCCACCAGCGAAGAACTGGCGAGTCAGGCCGAACAGCTCCAGGCAACCATAGCCTTTTTTAACATCTGA
- a CDS encoding methyl-accepting chemotaxis protein, with protein MSWKNLKLSLKVLAGIGSVLVLLAVIGVWAVNGLSKVVRDGHEVSEGNKLRAELLQREVDHLNWAKNVSTFLLDGKVRELTVQVDHTKCKFGEWYYGEGRKQAEAMLPALKDELAAIEEPHRKLHESAGLIKKAYNKEQGEQGRKDAEIIFASQTQPNLQLVQKHLAGLNETSRKNILSDEQMIANANSTKTAVIALSIAALVIGVVLALLISRSISIPVLKGVEFALKIADGDLRSTLDIDRKDEVGQLVAALNDMVAKLRDIVTDVKNSADNVAAGSQELSSSSEVMSQGATEQAAAAEEASSSMEQMAANIRQNADNASQTEKIALKSATDAREGGKAVAGTVSAMKEIASKISIIEEIARQTNLLALNAAIEAARAGEHGKGFAVVAAEVRKLAERSQKAAGEISELSASSVQVAEEAGEMLARMVPDIQRTAELVQEISAACKEQDSGAEQINKAIQQLDQVIQQNASASEEMASTSEELAGQAEHLQSTITFFKTDEQGRAAGRSPAVRPAAVAKKPAALRLGHGNERRTEPVAPRKAVAGKGVDLKMDGDYLDDQFEKF; from the coding sequence ATGAGCTGGAAGAACCTGAAGCTGAGTCTCAAGGTGCTTGCGGGCATCGGTAGTGTCCTTGTGTTGCTGGCGGTCATCGGCGTCTGGGCGGTGAACGGCCTGTCAAAGGTTGTCAGGGACGGCCACGAGGTAAGCGAAGGGAACAAACTGCGGGCCGAGCTCCTCCAACGGGAGGTGGATCACCTCAACTGGGCCAAGAACGTCAGCACGTTCCTGCTGGATGGCAAGGTCAGGGAGCTCACCGTTCAGGTGGATCACACCAAGTGCAAGTTCGGCGAGTGGTACTACGGCGAGGGACGCAAGCAGGCCGAGGCCATGCTTCCCGCGCTGAAGGACGAACTGGCTGCCATCGAGGAACCCCACCGCAAGCTCCACGAGTCGGCAGGGCTCATCAAGAAGGCCTACAACAAAGAGCAGGGTGAGCAGGGCCGCAAGGACGCGGAGATCATCTTCGCGAGTCAGACCCAGCCGAACCTGCAGCTGGTGCAGAAGCACCTGGCCGGGCTAAATGAGACATCCCGCAAGAATATCCTCTCCGATGAACAGATGATCGCCAACGCCAACAGCACCAAGACCGCCGTGATCGCCCTGAGCATTGCCGCCCTGGTAATCGGCGTTGTTCTGGCACTGCTCATCTCCCGTTCCATCAGCATTCCGGTCCTGAAGGGGGTTGAATTCGCCCTGAAGATAGCTGACGGCGACCTGCGGAGCACCCTCGACATTGATCGGAAGGACGAGGTGGGGCAGTTGGTGGCGGCCCTCAACGACATGGTTGCCAAGCTCCGTGACATTGTAACCGATGTGAAGAACTCGGCCGATAACGTTGCTGCCGGCAGCCAGGAGCTCTCCTCCAGCTCCGAGGTCATGAGTCAGGGAGCCACCGAGCAGGCAGCCGCGGCCGAAGAGGCCTCCAGCTCCATGGAGCAGATGGCGGCCAATATCCGGCAGAACGCGGACAACGCCTCTCAGACTGAGAAGATCGCCCTGAAGAGCGCCACTGATGCCCGCGAGGGTGGCAAGGCTGTTGCCGGCACGGTGAGTGCCATGAAGGAAATCGCCTCCAAGATCTCGATCATCGAGGAGATAGCCCGTCAGACGAACCTGCTGGCGTTGAACGCAGCCATCGAAGCGGCGCGTGCCGGTGAGCACGGCAAAGGGTTCGCAGTGGTAGCGGCCGAGGTCAGAAAGCTTGCCGAACGGAGCCAGAAGGCAGCGGGCGAGATCAGCGAACTGTCTGCCTCCAGCGTTCAGGTAGCGGAAGAGGCCGGCGAGATGCTGGCGCGGATGGTGCCGGATATCCAGCGTACCGCGGAACTGGTGCAGGAGATCAGTGCCGCGTGCAAGGAGCAGGACTCGGGAGCGGAGCAGATCAACAAGGCGATCCAGCAGCTTGACCAAGTGATCCAGCAGAACGCCAGCGCCAGCGAAGAGATGGCGTCCACCAGCGAAGAGCTGGCCGGGCAGGCGGAGCATCTCCAGTCGACCATCACATTTTTCAAAACCGACGAGCAGGGGCGGGCTGCCGGGAGATCTCCGGCCGTGCGTCCGGCCGCGGTGGCGAAGAAGCCCGCTGCGTTGCGCCTGGGCCACGGCAACGAACGCCGGACGGAGCCTGTCGCGCCGCGAAAGGCTGTAGCCGGCAAGGGCGTGGACCTGAAGATGGACGGCGACTACCTGGATGACCAGTTCGAAAAGTTCTAG